Proteins from a single region of Pseudomonas quebecensis:
- the der gene encoding ribosome biogenesis GTPase Der, with protein sequence MVPVIALVGRPNVGKSTLFNRLTRTRDAIVGDLSGLTRDRQYGEAKWQGRSYIIVDTGGISGDEHGMDEKMAEQSLLAIEEADVVLFLVDARAGYTAADQMIGEHLRKRNKRSYLIANKIDNIDPEQARAEFSPMGLGDAIPIAGAHGRGITQMLEIALRDFPKDDVEEEDGEEEIVAEGEEAKRIPGPSEKDGIKIAIIGRPNVGKSTLVNRMLGEDRVIVYDQPGTTRDSIYIPFERNDEKYTLIDTAGVRKRGKIHEEVEKFSVVKTLQAIKDANVVIFVMDAREGVVDHDLNLLGFALEAGRALVIAINKWDGMTPSERDFVKIELQRRLFFVEFADIHFISALHGTGVGNLYASVQNSFKSAVTRWPTNRLTQILEDAVGEHAPPMVNNRRIKLRYAHLGGANPPIIVIHGNQIEKVPKSYVRYLENTYRRVLKLVGTPIRIEFKGGENPYEGNKNTLTDRQVNKKRRLMTHHKKADKKRRDKR encoded by the coding sequence ATGGTTCCCGTAATCGCCCTGGTGGGCCGACCTAACGTCGGCAAGTCCACCTTGTTCAACCGCCTGACCAGGACTCGCGACGCCATTGTCGGCGACTTGTCCGGTCTGACCCGTGATCGCCAATACGGTGAGGCAAAGTGGCAAGGGCGCTCCTACATTATTGTCGACACCGGTGGTATCTCCGGTGACGAGCATGGCATGGACGAAAAAATGGCCGAGCAGTCGCTGCTGGCCATCGAAGAAGCCGATGTCGTGTTGTTCCTGGTGGATGCCCGTGCGGGCTACACCGCTGCCGACCAGATGATCGGCGAGCACCTGCGCAAGCGCAATAAACGCTCCTACTTGATCGCCAACAAGATCGACAACATCGATCCTGAGCAGGCCCGTGCCGAGTTCAGCCCTATGGGTCTGGGCGATGCGATCCCGATCGCCGGCGCCCACGGTCGCGGTATCACCCAGATGCTGGAAATCGCTCTGCGCGATTTTCCCAAGGATGATGTCGAGGAAGAAGACGGCGAAGAAGAGATTGTTGCAGAAGGCGAGGAAGCCAAGCGCATTCCTGGTCCGAGCGAAAAAGACGGTATCAAGATCGCCATCATCGGTCGCCCTAACGTCGGCAAGTCGACTCTGGTCAACAGGATGCTCGGCGAAGACCGCGTCATCGTCTACGACCAGCCCGGCACCACTCGCGACAGTATCTACATCCCGTTCGAGCGTAACGACGAGAAGTACACGCTGATCGACACCGCCGGTGTGCGCAAGCGCGGCAAGATCCACGAGGAAGTTGAAAAGTTCTCCGTGGTCAAGACCCTGCAGGCCATCAAGGACGCCAACGTGGTGATCTTTGTGATGGACGCCCGTGAAGGCGTGGTGGACCACGACCTGAACCTGCTGGGTTTTGCCCTGGAGGCCGGTCGTGCTCTGGTTATCGCAATCAACAAGTGGGACGGCATGACGCCGAGCGAGCGCGATTTCGTCAAGATCGAGCTGCAGCGTCGCCTGTTCTTCGTTGAGTTCGCGGATATTCACTTCATCTCGGCGTTGCACGGCACCGGCGTGGGTAACCTTTACGCCTCCGTCCAGAACTCGTTCAAATCTGCGGTCACTCGCTGGCCGACCAACCGTCTGACCCAGATCCTGGAAGATGCGGTAGGCGAGCATGCGCCGCCGATGGTCAACAACCGCCGGATCAAGCTGCGTTATGCCCACTTGGGGGGTGCCAACCCGCCGATTATCGTGATCCACGGTAACCAGATCGAGAAGGTGCCCAAGTCGTACGTGCGTTACCTGGAGAACACCTACCGTCGGGTCTTGAAACTGGTTGGTACGCCGATTCGCATCGAGTTCAAGGGCGGCGAGAACCCATACGAAGGCAACAAGAACACACTGACTGACCGTCAGGTGAACAAGAAGCGTCGTTTGATGACTCACCACAAGAAAGCCGACAAAAAGCGCCGCGACAAGCGCTGA
- a CDS encoding pyridoxal phosphate-dependent aminotransferase: MIISKLPTVGTTIFTTMSQLAAETGALNLSQGFPDFNAPQGLLDAVGRHVGAGHNQYSPMTGLPALRQQVVAKIARSYGATVDPDTEVTITPGATAAIFCAIQAVIRNGDEVIVFDPCYDSYVPSVELAGGRCVRVQLNLQGFALDFERIKAALSPRTRMIILNTPHNPTGALISRAELDQLAELIRDRDIYLLSDEVYEHLVFDGAAHVSVLAHKELYARAFVISSFGKTYHVTGWKTGYVVAPPDLTAELRKVHQYVNFCCVTPLQFALADFMADHPEHVDELPGFYQAKRDLFCDLLAPSRFTFTRVAGTYFQLVDYSRIRPDLDDVAMSLWMTREHGVASIPISVFYQNPPKEQRLVRLCFAKREETLRHAAEKLCVI; this comes from the coding sequence ATGATCATCAGCAAACTGCCAACGGTCGGCACGACCATTTTCACCACCATGTCGCAACTCGCCGCCGAAACGGGCGCGCTCAACCTGTCCCAGGGTTTTCCCGATTTCAATGCGCCTCAAGGCCTGCTCGACGCGGTGGGCAGGCACGTGGGGGCCGGGCACAACCAATATTCTCCCATGACTGGCCTGCCAGCCCTGCGCCAGCAAGTGGTCGCCAAGATCGCCCGCAGCTATGGCGCCACGGTCGATCCTGACACTGAGGTCACCATCACACCCGGGGCCACCGCGGCGATCTTCTGCGCGATTCAGGCGGTGATTCGCAACGGCGATGAAGTCATTGTGTTCGACCCGTGCTACGACAGCTACGTGCCCTCTGTGGAACTGGCCGGCGGCCGGTGCGTGCGGGTGCAATTGAACCTGCAGGGCTTTGCACTCGACTTTGAGCGGATCAAGGCCGCACTCTCGCCACGCACGCGGATGATCATCCTCAACACCCCGCATAACCCAACCGGTGCGCTGATCAGCCGCGCTGAGCTGGACCAATTGGCTGAATTAATCCGCGACCGCGATATCTACCTGCTCAGCGACGAAGTCTACGAGCATTTGGTATTTGATGGCGCGGCCCACGTCAGCGTGCTGGCTCACAAAGAGCTGTATGCGCGCGCCTTCGTGATCAGCTCATTCGGCAAGACCTACCACGTGACCGGCTGGAAAACCGGCTATGTGGTAGCGCCACCCGACCTCACGGCCGAGTTGCGCAAAGTGCATCAGTACGTCAATTTCTGCTGCGTGACGCCGTTGCAATTCGCGCTGGCCGACTTTATGGCCGATCATCCAGAGCATGTCGACGAATTGCCGGGGTTCTATCAGGCCAAGCGCGACCTGTTCTGCGATCTGCTGGCACCGTCGCGTTTCACCTTTACCCGGGTGGCCGGAACCTACTTCCAGCTGGTGGATTACTCCCGGATACGCCCCGACCTGGACGACGTCGCCATGTCCCTGTGGATGACCCGCGAGCATGGCGTGGCGAGCATACCTATCTCGGTGTTCTACCAGAACCCGCCCAAAGAGCAGCGCCTGGTGCGCCTGTGCTTTGCCAAACGCGAGGAGACGCTGCGCCATGCAGCTGAAAAACTATGCGTGATCTGA
- a CDS encoding amidohydrolase: MRDLTALPDLNIALVQTTLAWHDRQANLEHFEPLLAQAGSADLIVLPEMFTTGFSMDSHALAEPENGPTQRWLQAQAAKHNAVITGSVIIQAADGSHRNRLLWVRPDGEVLHYDKRHLFRMAGEHNHYTPGERQVQFELKGWRIRPLICYDLRFPVWSRDAQDTDLLLYTANWPGARRQHWNRLLPARAIENLCYVAAVNRVGTDGKGFAYTGDSQVLDFQGETLLSAGEADGVFEVKLDAAELAAYRTRFPANLDADSFQFV; encoded by the coding sequence ATGCGTGATCTGACCGCACTGCCCGATCTGAATATCGCCCTGGTCCAGACCACCTTGGCCTGGCATGACCGCCAGGCCAACCTTGAGCATTTCGAGCCGCTGCTGGCGCAGGCCGGCAGTGCCGATCTGATCGTACTGCCGGAGATGTTCACCACCGGTTTTTCCATGGATTCGCACGCCCTCGCCGAGCCGGAAAACGGCCCCACTCAGCGCTGGTTGCAAGCCCAGGCGGCGAAACACAACGCGGTGATTACCGGCAGCGTGATTATCCAGGCGGCTGACGGCAGCCATCGTAACCGCCTGCTGTGGGTGCGGCCGGATGGTGAAGTGCTGCACTACGATAAGCGTCATCTGTTCCGTATGGCCGGTGAGCACAATCACTACACGCCCGGCGAGCGCCAGGTGCAGTTCGAGTTGAAGGGCTGGCGTATTCGCCCATTGATTTGCTACGACTTGCGCTTCCCGGTGTGGAGCCGCGACGCCCAGGACACTGACTTGCTGCTGTACACCGCCAATTGGCCGGGAGCGCGGCGTCAGCACTGGAATCGATTATTGCCGGCGCGGGCCATCGAAAACCTGTGTTACGTGGCGGCGGTGAATCGAGTGGGTACCGACGGCAAAGGCTTCGCCTACACCGGCGATAGCCAGGTATTGGACTTCCAGGGCGAGACTCTGCTCAGTGCGGGAGAGGCTGACGGGGTGTTTGAGGTGAAGCTGGATGCGGCGGAGTTGGCCGCATATCGCACCCGGTTTCCGGCGAACCTGGATGCCGATAGTTTTCAGTTCGTCTGA
- the leuA gene encoding 2-isopropylmalate synthase, which translates to MSMLKDPSSKYRAFPTIDLSDRTWPSKTITAAPIWCSSDLRDGNQSLIEPMDAVKKLRFWKTLVAVGVKEIEASFPAASQTDFDFVRTLIEDNHIPEDTTIQVLTQGREDLIARTFESLRGAKKAIVHLYNATSPSFRRIVFNQDKDGVKAIAVNAAKLFVKYAAQQPETQWTFEYSPETFSATELEFAKEVCDAVIEVWNPTPEHKVILNLPATVECATPNIYADQIEWFGRHINRRDSVIISLHTHNDRGTGVAATELGLMAGADRVEGCLFGNGERTGNVDLVTVALNMYTQGLDPQLDFSDIDGVRKVVEECNQIQVHPRHPYVGDLVHTAFSGSHQDAIRKGFAQQKDDALWEVPYLPIDPADIGRSYEAVIRVNSQSGKGGIAYLLEQEYDISLPRRMQIEFSQVVQAETDRVGLEMTAPQIYALLQREYLQANTPYALVSHRLQEENGNSFVEVEVSGKGQGETNLHWKGKGNGALEALVAGLPIGVEIMDYNEHAIGAGTNAKAAAYIELRVNGERPVHGVGIDENITTASFKAVFSALNRSLSQQEAKAA; encoded by the coding sequence ATGAGCATGCTCAAAGACCCGTCTTCGAAATACCGCGCGTTCCCGACCATCGATCTTTCGGACCGCACCTGGCCGTCGAAAACCATCACTGCCGCACCGATCTGGTGCAGCTCCGATCTGCGTGATGGCAACCAGTCGCTGATCGAACCGATGGATGCAGTGAAAAAGCTGCGCTTCTGGAAGACGCTGGTCGCCGTGGGCGTCAAGGAAATCGAGGCATCGTTCCCAGCCGCTTCGCAGACCGACTTCGATTTCGTGCGCACCCTGATCGAAGACAACCATATCCCCGAGGACACCACCATCCAGGTGCTGACCCAGGGCCGTGAAGACTTGATCGCGCGCACCTTCGAATCCCTGCGCGGGGCCAAGAAAGCCATCGTGCATTTGTACAACGCCACCTCGCCGTCGTTCCGCCGCATCGTGTTCAACCAGGACAAGGACGGAGTCAAGGCGATTGCGGTCAATGCCGCCAAGCTGTTCGTCAAATACGCCGCCCAGCAGCCGGAAACCCAGTGGACGTTCGAGTATTCCCCCGAGACGTTCAGCGCCACCGAACTGGAGTTTGCCAAAGAAGTCTGCGATGCCGTGATCGAGGTGTGGAACCCGACGCCGGAGCACAAGGTGATCCTCAACCTGCCGGCTACCGTGGAATGCGCCACGCCGAACATCTATGCCGACCAGATCGAATGGTTCGGTCGCCATATCAATCGTCGCGACAGCGTGATCATCAGCCTGCACACCCATAACGACCGTGGCACCGGCGTGGCGGCTACCGAGCTGGGCCTGATGGCTGGCGCGGATCGTGTCGAAGGCTGCCTGTTCGGCAACGGCGAGCGGACCGGTAACGTCGACCTGGTCACGGTGGCCTTGAACATGTACACCCAGGGACTCGATCCGCAACTGGACTTCTCCGACATCGACGGCGTACGCAAAGTCGTTGAGGAGTGCAATCAGATCCAGGTACATCCACGCCACCCGTACGTTGGCGATCTGGTGCACACCGCGTTCTCCGGCTCTCACCAGGACGCAATCCGCAAGGGCTTCGCCCAGCAGAAAGACGACGCCCTGTGGGAAGTGCCGTATTTGCCGATTGACCCGGCCGACATCGGCCGCAGCTACGAGGCGGTGATTCGCGTAAACAGCCAGTCGGGCAAAGGCGGTATTGCTTACCTGCTGGAGCAGGAATACGACATCAGCCTGCCACGCCGCATGCAGATCGAGTTCAGCCAGGTGGTACAGGCCGAAACCGATCGCGTGGGCCTGGAGATGACCGCACCGCAGATCTACGCCTTGCTGCAACGTGAATACCTGCAAGCCAACACGCCGTATGCGTTGGTCAGCCATCGCCTGCAGGAAGAAAACGGCAACAGCTTTGTCGAAGTGGAAGTCTCGGGCAAAGGCCAGGGCGAAACCAACCTGCACTGGAAGGGCAAGGGCAACGGCGCACTGGAAGCCCTGGTGGCTGGTCTGCCGATTGGCGTGGAAATCATGGACTACAACGAACATGCAATCGGCGCAGGCACCAACGCCAAGGCGGCGGCCTACATCGAACTGCGTGTGAACGGCGAACGCCCGGTGCATGGCGTGGGCATCGATGAGAACATCACCACGGCCAGCTTCAAGGCGGTGTTCAGTGCGCTGAACCGCTCGTTGAGCCAGCAGGAAGCAAAAGCGGCGTAA
- a CDS encoding peptidoglycan DD-metalloendopeptidase family protein: MPRLFSLLMLLCLAFNAHADSYISRTLNKPVPGGVAVVELGPSAAAPKATYQGKPVLVIKEQDSWLAIVGIPLTVKPGNERISSGGRSLPFIVGYKKYPEQRITLKNKSQVNPAPAQLKRIEAELAVQIKAYRSFSPNLPSNLILDKPVNGPLSSKFGVRRFFNGEERNPHSGLDFAVPAGTPIKTPANGKVILVGNYFFNGNTVFVDHGQGFISMFCHMSAVDVKVGQQLVRGAVVGKVGSTGRATGPHMHWNVSLNDARVDPAIFIGAFQP, translated from the coding sequence ATGCCACGTCTTTTTAGCCTGTTGATGCTGCTGTGCCTCGCCTTTAACGCCCACGCCGACAGTTACATCAGCCGCACCCTGAACAAGCCGGTGCCGGGGGGCGTCGCGGTGGTCGAACTGGGCCCTTCGGCAGCGGCGCCCAAAGCCACGTATCAAGGCAAACCGGTGCTGGTGATCAAGGAACAGGACAGCTGGCTGGCGATTGTCGGCATCCCGCTGACGGTCAAGCCCGGCAACGAGCGCATCAGCAGCGGCGGACGCAGCCTGCCGTTTATCGTCGGCTATAAAAAGTACCCGGAACAGCGCATCACCTTGAAAAACAAAAGCCAGGTCAACCCTGCCCCGGCGCAGCTCAAGCGGATCGAAGCCGAGCTTGCGGTGCAGATCAAGGCTTACCGCAGCTTCAGCCCGAACCTGCCGAGCAATTTGATACTGGACAAGCCGGTCAACGGTCCATTGTCGAGCAAGTTCGGCGTGCGCCGCTTTTTCAACGGCGAGGAGCGCAACCCGCATTCGGGCCTGGACTTCGCGGTGCCCGCCGGTACGCCGATCAAGACACCGGCCAATGGCAAGGTGATCCTGGTGGGCAATTACTTCTTCAATGGCAATACGGTGTTCGTCGATCACGGCCAAGGTTTTATCAGCATGTTCTGCCACATGTCGGCGGTGGACGTGAAGGTCGGCCAGCAACTGGTGCGAGGTGCGGTGGTGGGCAAAGTCGGATCAACCGGCCGCGCGACCGGGCCTCACATGCACTGGAACGTCAGCCTGAACGACGCGCGGGTGGACCCGGCGATCTTTATCGGCGCGTTCCAGCCTTGA